The Caloenas nicobarica isolate bCalNic1 chromosome Z, bCalNic1.hap1, whole genome shotgun sequence genome has a segment encoding these proteins:
- the ST8SIA3 gene encoding alpha-N-acetylneuraminate alpha-2,8-sialyltransferase ST8SIA3: MRSCKMVRVASVLGLVMLSIALLILSLISYVSLKKDNIFGAPRAAGPGGPRMYMFHAGFRSQFALKFLDPSFVPITNSLSHELQDKPSKWAFNRSAFAHQRQEILQHVDVIKNFSLTKNSVRIGQLMHYDYSSHKYVFSISNNFRSLLPDVSPILNKHYNICAVVGNSGILTGSQCGQEIDKSDFVFRCNFAPTEAFQKDVGRKTNLTTFNPSILEKYYNNLLTIQDRNNFFLSLKKLDGAILWIPAFFFHTSATVTRTLVDFFVEHRGQLKVQLAWPGNIMQYVNRYWKNKHLSPKRLSTGILMYTLASAICEEIHLYGFWPFGFDPNTREDLPYHYYDKKGTKFTTKWQESHQLPAEFQLLYRMHGEGLAKLTLSHCA; encoded by the exons ATGAGGAGCTGCAAGATGGTGCGGGTGGCCAGCGTGCTGGGGCTGGTGATGCTCAGCATCGCGCTGCTCATCCTCTCCCTCATCAGCTACGTCTCGCTCAAGAAGGACAACATCTTCGgcgcgccccgcgccgccggcccgggggggccccgcATGTACATGTTCCACGCGGGATTCAG GTCGCAGTTTGCACTGAAGTTCCTGGACCCCTCGTTTGTGCCCATCACGAACTCCCTGAGCCACGAGCTGCAGGACAAGCCCTCCAAGTGGGCCTTCAACCGCAGCGCCTTCGCACACCAGAG GCAAGAAATCCTTCAGCACGTCGATGTAataaaaaatttttctttgacCAAGAATAGTGTTCGGATTGGACAGCTGATGCATTACGATTATTCCAGCCATAAGTATGTTTTCTCTATCAGCAATAACTTCAGATCACTGCTTCCCGATGTGTCGCCGATCCTGAACAAGCATTACAACATTTGTGCCGTGGTTGGAAATAGTGGGATCCTCACCGGGAGTCAGTGCGGGCAAGAAATAGATaaatctgattttgtttttcgTTGCAATTTTGCTCCAACTGAGGCTTTCCAAAAAGATGTTGGAAGGAAAACTAATCTTACGACCTTCAACCCCAGCATCCTGGAAAAGTACTACAACAATCTTTTGACCATTCAGGATCGCAACAACTTCTTTTTAAGTTTGAAAAAGCTGGATGGGGCCATTCTTTGGATCccagcttttttcttccacacGTCAGCAACGGTCACGAGAACACTGGTTGACTTCTTTGTTGAGCACAGAGGGCAACTAAAGGTCCAGTTGGCTTGGCCAGGAAATATCATGCAGTATGTGAACAG ATACTGGAAGAACAAGCACTTGTCGCCCAAGCGGCTGAGCACAGGTATTCTCATGTACACCCTTGCCTCTGCCATCTGTGAGGAGATCCACCTGTATGGGTTCTGGCCCTTTGGCTTCGACCCCAACACGCGGGAGGACCTCCCGTACCACTACTATGACAAGAAGGGAACCAAGTTCACGACCAAGTGGCAGGAGTCGCACCAGCTGCCTGCGGAGTTCCAGCTGCTCTACAGGATGCACGGTGAAGGACTGGCCAAACTCACCTTGTCGCATTGTGCCTAA